One segment of Polypterus senegalus isolate Bchr_013 chromosome 8, ASM1683550v1, whole genome shotgun sequence DNA contains the following:
- the LOC120533794 gene encoding glyoxal reductase-like isoform X2, whose product MAQTIELNNGVQMPIFGLGTFRIRDYDVVFQTLDIALKMGYRSFDTATVYRNEHAIGCALKTLLPKYGLLRKDIFITSKLAPKDHGLEAESACNHSLQQLDFDFVDLYLIHWPGKQGLKAEDAKNKDYRKQSWKAMEKLYKNGKFRALGVSNYTISHLQELLDKCEIKPAVLQVEYHPKLVQTDLLKFCQHNNIHLQAYSSLGVGNLVLEPKIIELAKKYKKTPAQILLCWATQQGIGVIPKSVNPDRIAENINIFDFHLSTQDITEINSLNSGTRYCWDPQGIA is encoded by the coding sequence ATGGCACAAACAATAGAGCTTAACAATGGAGTACAGATGCCAATTTTTGGACTGGGCACCTTCAGAATACGAGACTATGATGTTGTATTCCAAACACTGGATATCGCATTGAAGATGGGATACCGTTCCTTTGACACAGCCACTGTCTACCGTAATGAACATGCCATTGGCTGTGCTTTGAAAACATTGCTTCCCAAATATGGCCTCTTAAGGAAAGACATCTTTATTACCAGCAAGCTAGCACCCAAAGACCATGGACTTGAAGCAGAGTCAGCTTGCAACCACAGCCTACAGcaacttgactttgactttgtgGATCTGTACCTGATACATTGGCCAGGAAAACAAGGATTAAAGGCAGAAGATGCTAAAAATAAGGATTACAGAAAACAAAGCTGGAAAGCTATGGAGAAACTgtacaaaaatggtaaatttcGTGCCTTAGGAGTATCCAATTACACAATCTCCCACCTTCAAGAACTCCTtgataaatgtgaaataaaacctgcagTCCTACAAGTGGAGTACCATCCAAAGTTGGTCCAAACTGACCTCCTAAAATTTTGCCAGCACAATAATATTCACCTTCAAGCATATTCCTCCTTGGGAGTGGGTAACTTGGTGTTGGAGCCCAAAATAATAGAGCTTgctaaaaaatataagaaaacccCAGCACAAATTCTTCTCTGTTGGGCCACCCAACAGGGCATTGGGGTAATTCCCAAATCTGTAAATCCTGATCGCATAGCAGAAAACATAAATATCTTTGACTTCCATTTATCTACACAAGATATCactgaaataaattctttaaattcAGGGACTCGTTATTGTTGGGATCCTCAGGGAATTGCATAA
- the LOC120533794 gene encoding glyoxal reductase-like isoform X1 translates to MVGSVGHVTKNGNGGNALLSRTESLLIVALGCVDAMAQTIELNNGVQMPIFGLGTFRIRDYDVVFQTLDIALKMGYRSFDTATVYRNEHAIGCALKTLLPKYGLLRKDIFITSKLAPKDHGLEAESACNHSLQQLDFDFVDLYLIHWPGKQGLKAEDAKNKDYRKQSWKAMEKLYKNGKFRALGVSNYTISHLQELLDKCEIKPAVLQVEYHPKLVQTDLLKFCQHNNIHLQAYSSLGVGNLVLEPKIIELAKKYKKTPAQILLCWATQQGIGVIPKSVNPDRIAENINIFDFHLSTQDITEINSLNSGTRYCWDPQGIA, encoded by the exons ATGGTTGGTAGTGTTGGTCATGTGACAAAAAACGGAAATGGAGGAAACGCATTATTGAGTCGCACAGAATCGCTTTTAATTGTGGCCCTTGGG TGTGTGGATGCAATGGCACAAACAATAGAGCTTAACAATGGAGTACAGATGCCAATTTTTGGACTGGGCACCTTCAGAATACGAGACTATGATGTTGTATTCCAAACACTGGATATCGCATTGAAGATGGGATACCGTTCCTTTGACACAGCCACTGTCTACCGTAATGAACATGCCATTGGCTGTGCTTTGAAAACATTGCTTCCCAAATATGGCCTCTTAAGGAAAGACATCTTTATTACCAGCAAGCTAGCACCCAAAGACCATGGACTTGAAGCAGAGTCAGCTTGCAACCACAGCCTACAGcaacttgactttgactttgtgGATCTGTACCTGATACATTGGCCAGGAAAACAAGGATTAAAGGCAGAAGATGCTAAAAATAAGGATTACAGAAAACAAAGCTGGAAAGCTATGGAGAAACTgtacaaaaatggtaaatttcGTGCCTTAGGAGTATCCAATTACACAATCTCCCACCTTCAAGAACTCCTtgataaatgtgaaataaaacctgcagTCCTACAAGTGGAGTACCATCCAAAGTTGGTCCAAACTGACCTCCTAAAATTTTGCCAGCACAATAATATTCACCTTCAAGCATATTCCTCCTTGGGAGTGGGTAACTTGGTGTTGGAGCCCAAAATAATAGAGCTTgctaaaaaatataagaaaacccCAGCACAAATTCTTCTCTGTTGGGCCACCCAACAGGGCATTGGGGTAATTCCCAAATCTGTAAATCCTGATCGCATAGCAGAAAACATAAATATCTTTGACTTCCATTTATCTACACAAGATATCactgaaataaattctttaaattcAGGGACTCGTTATTGTTGGGATCCTCAGGGAATTGCATAA